The genomic region GCGTCGACCAGTTCGGCCCGGCCTCCGTAGTTTATGGCGACGATCGCGTCCATGCCGCGATTGTGCCGCGTGCGCTCGATGCAGTAACGCAGGTCCCGCACCGCCCGCGCCGGCAGTCCTTCCCACCGTCCCATGAAACGCACGCGAATGCCGTTCTTGTCGATTTCATCGATTTCCTTGTGAATGTATTTGCTCATCAGGCGGAACAATGTGCTGATTTCCGTCTTGCTGCGCCGCCAGTTTTCGGTTGAGAATGCATATAGGCTGAGTGCTTCCGCGCCCAGTTCGCGGCATGCCTCAATCGCGGCACGCACACCGCGCGCGCCCGCTTCGTGGCCCTGCGCGCGCGTCTTGCCGTGCTGGGCCGCCCAGCGGCCGTTGCCGTCCATGATAATCGCGATATGGCGCGGCAGGCGCTTCCTGTCGATCCTCGGGTCGAGGGTGCGCCGTTCCGTTCCAGCGGAGTTCATTGCTGCTTTCCTGGGCAGGCACGCTTGCGTGCACATGGAAAGACCGCGGACAGGCGCGCGTGCCGGGTCCGCGGTCTTCGGATACGTCACTTGTGCTGGAAGCTGCGCATGGCTGCTACACTTCCATGATATCGTCTTCTTTGAGCTTGAAAATCTCGTCAATCTTCTCGATAAACTCTTCCGTCGCCTTGTCCATCTTTTCCGTCAGATGGTGGGCGTCGTCTTCGGGAATCGTGCCCGCCTTCTGTTCCTTCTTGACCTGCTCGATGGCGTGACGGCGGATGTTGCGCACCGCCACCTTCGCCTCCTCCCGGTGCCGGCCCGCCACCTTGACAAGGTCCTTGCGCCGCTCTTCCGTCAATGGGGGAAACGGCACGCGGATAACCCTGCCATCGTTCGAAGGCGTGATGCCCAGCGGGGATTGCAGGATGGCCTTTTCGACGATGGGCAACTGGCTCTTGTCCCACAGGTCGATGACAATGAGGTGCGGGTCCGGCACGCTGATATTTCCCATCTGATTGATCTTCATCTTTGCGCCGTACGCGTCCACCTCGACCACGTCAAGCAGGCCGGCCTGCGCGCGGCTGGTGCGTATGCTGCCCAGTTCGTGCTGATACGCCTCGACGCTTTTCCCCATCTTCGCCGTTGCATCCCTTACGATGGCGTGTGGCATGAGTCAACCTCCCTTTACAATCGTACCGACAGACTCGCCGCGGAGAGCCCTCAAGATGTTGCCCGGCCGCGTCAGATTGAAGACGAGAATGGGCAAGCGATGTTCACGGCAGAGCGAAATTGCCGTTGCATCCATGACCTTCAGGTCCTTCGACAGTACCGTATTGTAATCCACCGTGTCGTACCGTTTCGCCGTCTTGTCCTTCTCGGGGTCCTCCTCGTAGACGCCGTCCACTTTCGTCGCCTTCATCAGCACGTCCGCGCCGATTTCATTCGCGCGCAGGGCCGCGGCCGTGTCGGTCGTGAAAAACGGGTTGCCCGTGCCCGCGCCGAAGATGACAACGCGCCCCTTCTCGAGATGCCGCGTCGCGCGCCGGCGGATATAGGGTTCCGCGACGGGGCGCATTTCAATGGCCGTCATCACGCGCGTGGACACGTTCCGCTTCTCGAGACACGCCTGCAACGCGAGCGCGTTGATTACCGTGGCCAGCATGCCCATGTAGTCGCCCGTTGGTTTGTCGACGCCGTCTTCCGGCTTCCTGCCGCCCCGGTAGATGTTGCCGCCGCCGACTACGAGCCCGATCTCAGCGCCGAGGCGGTGCGCCTCGGCGATCTCGCCGCAGAACACGCCCAGCGCGTCGAAGTCAATACAGCCTTCCTCGCCGTCGCCCTCGAGGGCTTCGCCGCTGAGTTTCAGCAGGATGCGCTTGTACGCGAGACCGGGCACCGCGCGGTTATCCCTTCTGCGCCTTGGCCAGTTCGGCGGCTACATCCTCCGCAAGGTTCGACTGCTTCTTCTCGATGCCTTCACCGAGTTCAAAGCGCACGA from Candidatus Hydrogenedentota bacterium harbors:
- the frr gene encoding ribosome recycling factor; the protein is MPHAIVRDATAKMGKSVEAYQHELGSIRTSRAQAGLLDVVEVDAYGAKMKINQMGNISVPDPHLIVIDLWDKSQLPIVEKAILQSPLGITPSNDGRVIRVPFPPLTEERRKDLVKVAGRHREEAKVAVRNIRRHAIEQVKKEQKAGTIPEDDAHHLTEKMDKATEEFIEKIDEIFKLKEDDIMEV
- a CDS encoding UMP kinase translates to MPGLAYKRILLKLSGEALEGDGEEGCIDFDALGVFCGEIAEAHRLGAEIGLVVGGGNIYRGGRKPEDGVDKPTGDYMGMLATVINALALQACLEKRNVSTRVMTAIEMRPVAEPYIRRRATRHLEKGRVVIFGAGTGNPFFTTDTAAALRANEIGADVLMKATKVDGVYEEDPEKDKTAKRYDTVDYNTVLSKDLKVMDATAISLCREHRLPILVFNLTRPGNILRALRGESVGTIVKGG
- the uppS gene encoding di-trans,poly-cis-decaprenylcistransferase, which codes for MNSAGTERRTLDPRIDRKRLPRHIAIIMDGNGRWAAQHGKTRAQGHEAGARGVRAAIEACRELGAEALSLYAFSTENWRRSKTEISTLFRLMSKYIHKEIDEIDKNGIRVRFMGRWEGLPARAVRDLRYCIERTRHNRGMDAIVAINYGGRAELVDAMRRMAPEIASGRLRTEDIDEAALARHLYVPDHSEVDLLIRTSGEMRVSNFMLWQIAYAELLILPIFWPDFDKQALCDAIVTYQGRSRRFGGRPGEEGSATSC